Proteins encoded in a region of the Procambarus clarkii isolate CNS0578487 chromosome 28, FALCON_Pclarkii_2.0, whole genome shotgun sequence genome:
- the LOC123754902 gene encoding 5-hydroxyisourate hydrolase isoform X2 — protein MTCECSRLKVIQNHFEGKRKASSLLLSKVNMSDNPLTSHVLDTATGRPAANMTISLHRLQDSVWQEVITKITNDNGRAGEFLRQEAFVKGTYKMCFDTGNYFKQLGTKGFYPYVEIVFVIEKPEEHYHIPLLISPYGYSTYRGS, from the exons ATGACTTGTGAATGTTCTCGACTCAAAGTAATTCAGAATCATTTTGAAGGAAAAAGAAag GCATCATCTCTACTTCTGTCAAAAGTTAATATGTCAGACAATCCATTGACAAGTCATGTGCTGGACACTGCCACTGGAAGGCCAGCGGCCAATATGACCATCTCTCTGCATAGGTTACAAGATAGTGTCTGGCAGGAAGTGATAACTAA AATTACAAATGATAATGGGCGTGCAGGAGAGTTTCTCAGACAAGAGGCCTTTGTGAAAGGAACTTACAAGATGTGTTTTGATACTGGAAATTATTTCAAGCAGTTGGGAACAAAAGGATTTTATCCATATGTTGAG ATTGTGTTTGTTATCGAGAAGCCTGAAGAACATTACCACATCCCTCTTCTCATTAGCCCGTATGGTTACAGTACTTACCGTGGCAGTTAA
- the LOC123754902 gene encoding 5-hydroxyisourate hydrolase isoform X1, translating to MTCECSRLKVIQNHFEGKRKASSLLLSKVNMSDNPLTSHVLDTATGRPAANMTISLHRLQDSVWQEVITKITNDNGRAGEFLRQEAFVKGTYKMCFDTGNYFKQLGTKGFYPYVEVALPQISTPGIKRKQSSIVPTSKHPATLPDEPHKPHSPMTCPRASPRSSSRCSAGASTKTEAFASQSLCLLSRSLKNITTSLFSLARMVTVLTVAVK from the exons ATGACTTGTGAATGTTCTCGACTCAAAGTAATTCAGAATCATTTTGAAGGAAAAAGAAag GCATCATCTCTACTTCTGTCAAAAGTTAATATGTCAGACAATCCATTGACAAGTCATGTGCTGGACACTGCCACTGGAAGGCCAGCGGCCAATATGACCATCTCTCTGCATAGGTTACAAGATAGTGTCTGGCAGGAAGTGATAACTAA AATTACAAATGATAATGGGCGTGCAGGAGAGTTTCTCAGACAAGAGGCCTTTGTGAAAGGAACTTACAAGATGTGTTTTGATACTGGAAATTATTTCAAGCAGTTGGGAACAAAAGGATTTTATCCATATGTTGAG GTTGCCTTGCCACAAATTTCTACCCCCGGAATTAAGAGGAAGCAATCCTCCATCGTCCCGACTTCCAAGCATCCTGCTACCTTGCCTGATGAGCCCCATAAACCACACTCTCCCATGACTTGTCCTCGTGCCTCTCCTAGGTCTTCCTCCCGTTGTTCTGCTGGGGCTTCTACGAAGACCGAGGCATTTGCATCCCAATC ATTGTGTTTGTTATCGAGAAGCCTGAAGAACATTACCACATCCCTCTTCTCATTAGCCCGTATGGTTACAGTACTTACCGTGGCAGTTAAGTGA